In a single window of the Acipenser ruthenus chromosome 20, fAciRut3.2 maternal haplotype, whole genome shotgun sequence genome:
- the LOC117425372 gene encoding CCAAT/enhancer-binding protein alpha-like, with amino-acid sequence MEQPNFYEVDPRPLMTSLTHNQQSTYGYKENPAAGDLNEICENESSIDISAYIDPAAFNDEFLADLFHNSSKQDKSKLASGEFEYPNGANTSAPGGHQQAFGCMASYMDSSKLEPIYDHPSRMRPVAIKREPGEDEDASQASMPPSYPHHHHHHHPHNQQHLPHLQYQVAHCAQTTMHLQPGHPTPPPTPVPSPQHQQNHLPGGSIKMMGGGDRGKGKKHVDKSSGEYRLRRERNNIAVRKSRDKAKIRNVETQHKVMELATDNERLRKRVEHLTRELDTLRGIFRQLPDSSLVKAMGNCA; translated from the coding sequence ATGGAGCAACCCAATTTCTACGAGGTCGACCCGAGGCCCCTGATGACAAGCCTAACCCATAACCAGCAAAGTACTTACGGCTACAAAGAGAATCCTGCAGCTGGAGATCTCAACGAAATCTGCGAGAACGAAAGTTCGATAGACATTAGCGCCTACATTGACCCTGCAGCCTTTAACGACGAGTTTTTGGCTGACTTATTCCACAACAGCTCCAAGCAAGACAAATCCAAGCTGGCGAGCGGAGAGTTTGAGTACCCCAACGGGGCCAATACCAGTGCCCCAGGCGGTCATCAGCAAGCGTTTGGCTGCATGGCTAGCTACATGGACTCCTCTAAGCTGGAGCCCATCTATGACCACCCTTCCAGAATGCGACCTGTGGCAATCAAACGGGAGCCCGGGGAAGATGAAGATGCCAGCCAAGCTTCAATGCCGCCTTCATACccacaccatcaccaccaccaccaccctcacaaccaacagcatctACCGCATCTCCAATACCAGGTAGCGCATTGCGCACAGACCACTATGCATCTTCAACCTGGCCACCCGACGCCTCCACCGACCCCTGTGCCGAGTCCTCAACACCAACAGAATCACCTGCCTGGGGGGTCGATAAAGATGATGGGCGGTGGAGACAGGGGCAAAGGCAAAAAACACGTTGACAAGAGCAGCGGCGAGTATCGCCTTAGGAGAGAGCGAAACAACATTGCTGTGAGGAAGAGCCGGGACAAGGCGAAGATAAGGAACGTGGAAACCCAGCACAAAGTAATGGAGCTCGCAACTGATAACGAAAGACTGCGCAAGAGGGTAGAACACCTCACCAGAGAACTGGATACATTGAGGGGGATCTTCAGGCAGCTTCCTGACAGTTCCTTGGTCAAAGCCATGGGGAACTGTGCGTAA